The window cttgtatatatatatatatatatatatatatatatatatatatatatatatacatacatacatgtgtgtgttgcagtaaatcctgtctttgttgttgttcattcaGCTCCACCTGTGTTGAGTGAAGGTTGTTGTTTATGATGGGATGTCACAGTGTCTGTACACATCGGTTATGTTAGTATCATAATCCTGAACATTGCAGCGCCATTTTTATCGTTGTATTTAAAACGTTCATAAACTACAGCAACTAAACTTTTAGCAAAGGATCATACTTGTTATTTTCTGCGTTATGTTGCATTGTGTTATTAAATTAACCTTCATTAATTCCTCTTGGAAAAAATGATCAGATGGTTTGTGGGATTAAACGAGTTCACAAAGGATCAGGGCGATGTTTGAATTGATAAGAGCTGATTAGTAATCcaatttgataatcgatgaatgAAAGAGCTTTTTTAGgattaaaaaagacacaattctctgatttcagcttcttaaatgtgaatatgttctggtttccttgttcctctgtgacagtgaactgaagatctttggtgagtggacaaaacaaaacatcatgttggtggtttgggggaaacacaatcgacattttatgaaccaaacaactaatagattaatctagaaaataatcgacagatgaatcgataatgaagattatcattagctgcagccctagaATTGATTATGAGCATTGAATGTTAGGCAGATTTCAGATGCGACAAATACTGTGGCATCAATCTGGTCAGTAAATTCTCAGACAGAATACTTTTTAGAACTACtcttattttaataatcaattcatctgttgtttcttttctcgattaatctattagttgttaaaaaaattaggacaatttttgaaaaatgtcgatcgtgtttcccccaaaccACCAACACAATGTATATTCAGTTTAccagaaaccagaagatattcacatttaagaagctgaaatcagagaaaattaATCTTTTAACTACCTCGCTGTTTATTGTAGGTGATTTTATAAGAAATGTCCGCTGCAACTTCTCTctgggatgaataaagaaatCTTTGATCTCATCTCCATAtgaacttcctgttcctgtctcCTCAGCGACTCCGCGTGCAGTATGGTGATCGACCACCACGACAGATCCCCGGGCGGCTCCTCCCGGGCGGGCCGACCGCCAGTCATCTTCAATCCGGACTTCTTCGTGGAGAAGCTCCGCCATGAGAGCCCTGATGTCTTCCTGGAGCTGGTGCTCAGCAACATCACCCGCCTCATCGATCTCCCCGGGACGGAGTTCTCTCAGCTCCTCGGCGATGAGGCCCCCAAGACCCCGACGGGCGGCAACGGAGGCTTCTTCCGTTCTTTCAACTTCCTCAAACGCAAAGGTGAGAGGTGAAATCGGGCGGGTACGTGTTGAAATTATACAAACCAATAGCCATGACTCTTTATGTACATACTAATAGAACAAGTATATGTCCATAATTCCACAGTTGAGTTAATGGATGGGCCGTTTTTCTGATggttaacttttaaaaaatatcattgcCCACTATCAATATCTCTCCCGATCTGATCACAGATAAAGGTGTCGTGTTTGGAACGCCGCTGACGGAAAGCTGCATCGCCCAGATCTACCAGCTCATCGAGTACCTCAGCAAAAGTAAGTGGTTCGAATACATCCGCgtcttttgttgtttaaaaaaaaaaaagaaaagaaaaaaaatcgcaaTCGTTTTTTATGTTCAGAATCGGAACAGCAGCAACTTCTCGAGGTTTGTCTGAGGCCGACGACGCGCCGAGTATGATGTCGTTCGCTTGTTCACCGATGCAAATGTGAATTGTCAagtctcctggaattctaaagatggcggacaacaGTGTAACAGATCGTGTATTTTCTTAGATTTTACACCTTTAAAGGCTGCGTTCAACTTCGATGGAGTTATGGTCGGAGTCAGGGTTCGTTGTCGTTGCAGACTAAAGTTTTTCATAACTTATCAAAATCAACAATAtgttggtttcaaaaacaaataattactAAATCTTTATAATgggttcctctcttctttcgcgtttccgccacattttaaatatctgccactgtcggaGTAAAACTCCGGAGCACAAGGTGCCGATAATGCTCCTGTTACGCTCGTCAACCGCTGTTTGaaacagaagaaggaaacagaaatacaaatctACTGTTCAACCAATAAGGTTGCAATGTCTTATCGTGACGGCGGCAACCAGAGATCAACTTCTCGCGGGTGTTTAAAAGCAAACAATCTtctaataaatatatattgaaatttaacacactttttttaacacattggACAGAAGAGTGGAACAGCATCTTATTTCTTTTTCGTGTGTCCTCATTTTCAAGAGTGAGCGATACACAAATTCTAAAGAATAAGCGAGTGCGCACGTGTGAGTGGACTTTGCTCGATGCTCAAGGTTTTCACTCACCGTTCGTTCACCCACCTtctctctcgctgcctctcAGATCTGCACGTGGAGGGTCTGTTCCGGGTGCCGGGGAACAGCGTGCGGCAGCAGACCCTCAGGGAGCTGCTGAACGGCGGGGCGGACGTGGACCTGGAGTCGGGAGACTTTCACCCCAACGACGTGGCCACGCTGCTCAAGACGTTCCTGGGGGAGCTGCCCGAGCCGCTGCTCACGCACAGACACTTCCACGCGCACCTCAAGATCGCTGGTaggaacgcacacacacattgttaatACTTTCATTTGTGTTGAGTATTATATCAAAAATTTTAGtatcaagaaaatgaaaataaccagtagttgcagcccaaaaaaaatatataatttttttattttaagttatattgtgaTTTGTTGGTATaatgtgttatataaatatttatacattttacttttgcaatgtatttttttccccttgaaaatcaagacaagcCTTTCCGCATTTAATATATTGATTCTTGTCCcttatattgcacattttcaatttctttagttttCTATACTGTTtggttttgccttacttttGCAGTACTtagaatgtatttattgtatatattacttatcttttgtacttttgtacttATTCACTGTgggtcagagagaaaaataaaaagcacatttaggcTATTTAATTCATGCAATGGTTAAAAagatggcaaaataaaaaaacgtgttCGGCCAtcggccaagtgtttcattattttcagttaCGGTTTTGGGCCAACAAGTCTCATTTCGGGGGCATCCCAAGTATAAAGTGttgcacattttgtaaaaagatGCTGATCATTTCTTTCCTGAAAGCTTTTTCTTCAGGGCAGAGGGAAGTTTCTTAAAGTTCTCCGACACAAACATGTGGGACAATGTAATATGTAGTGTCAAACCCTCGTCCCTCCCTCAGATATGACTCTGTTCGACGACCACGGCAACAAGACGACGGTGCCCAACAAGGAGCGTCAGATCGAGGCCCTGCAGctgctcttcctgctgctgccgcaggCCAACCGCTCGCTGctcaagctgctgctggacctgctCTACCACACCGCCAGGCAACAGGACAAGAACAAGATGTCCGCCTTCAACCTGGCACTCATGTTCGCGCCGCACGTCCTGTGGCCCAGACACGTGAGACACTTTTTCTTGACCTCAATTTGCTGCCGATAGGTAcagccccccccctttttttcctgaccTGTGCTCCGTCCTGCTCCAGATGACGGCCGGCGACTTGAAAGACAATCTGAAGAAGCTGAACAGCAGCATGTCGTTCCTCATCAAACACTCACAGAAACTCTTCAGGGTGACtattgaccacacacacaataagcaCCACATTAACAGAAACATGGTACGTGACTGTTTTAATGGACACGTGATGGTGGATGATGACGTTGGGTCGTTTCCTCTGTGTGACGTTCAGGCTCCGGTCTACCTGCGGGAATATGCCCGAGTGCACTTCAGTGGCACC is drawn from Scophthalmus maximus strain ysfricsl-2021 chromosome 8, ASM2237912v1, whole genome shotgun sequence and contains these coding sequences:
- the arhgap19 gene encoding rho GTPase-activating protein 19 isoform X2, giving the protein MAADRDVEENTQNRSDSACSMVIDHHDRSPGGSSRAGRPPVIFNPDFFVEKLRHESPDVFLELVLSNITRLIDLPGTEFSQLLGDEAPKTPTGGNGGFFRSFNFLKRKDKGVVFGTPLTESCIAQIYQLIEYLSKNLHVEGLFRVPGNSVRQQTLRELLNGGADVDLESGDFHPNDVATLLKTFLGELPEPLLTHRHFHAHLKIADMTLFDDHGNKTTVPNKERQIEALQLLFLLLPQANRSLLKLLLDLLYHTARQQDKNKMSAFNLALMFAPHVLWPRHMTAGDLKDNLKKLNSSMSFLIKHSQKLFRAPVYLREYARVHFSGTKALHTKDDLELLAASGSPAPRSALPLKRTAALGPGSQESPAQQYTEEALKELFRHVHHNMPDSAKKKKLVRQLVKQTTSGTPPTNEHHQGAPSKKHPRSRSFGGLIKRKARGEDRRVRHVSPEAVNRAGRKAGKENVILRSVNSPLNGPVLGKVGLVVKNPDFAFTENKALKVSKAPPSVSRMCFSPEISV
- the arhgap19 gene encoding rho GTPase-activating protein 19 isoform X1; translated protein: MAADRDVEENTQNRSDSACSMVIDHHDRSPGGSSRAGRPPVIFNPDFFVEKLRHESPDVFLELVLSNITRLIDLPGTEFSQLLGDEAPKTPTGGNGGFFRSFNFLKRKDKGVVFGTPLTESCIAQIYQLIEYLSKNLHVEGLFRVPGNSVRQQTLRELLNGGADVDLESGDFHPNDVATLLKTFLGELPEPLLTHRHFHAHLKIADMTLFDDHGNKTTVPNKERQIEALQLLFLLLPQANRSLLKLLLDLLYHTARQQDKNKMSAFNLALMFAPHVLWPRHMTAGDLKDNLKKLNSSMSFLIKHSQKLFRAPVYLREYARVHFSGTKALHTKDDLELLAASGSPAPRSALPLKRTAALGPGSQESPAQQYTEEALKELFRHVHHNMPDSAKKKKLVRQLVKQTTSGTPPTNEHHQGAPSKKHPRSRSFGGLIKRKARGEDRRVRHVSPEAVNRAGRKAGKENVILRSVNSPLNGPVLGKVGLVVKNPDFAFTENKALKVSKQAPPSVSRMCFSPEISV